In Malaclemys terrapin pileata isolate rMalTer1 chromosome 11, rMalTer1.hap1, whole genome shotgun sequence, a single genomic region encodes these proteins:
- the SPATC1L gene encoding speriolin-like protein, with product MTMTEDNEWMKTIQNENAYLKNQVRLLRENYELRSLLSQHYENSNEGRIVTSHPAPVYPNASSPGQGAPPHGRDIKPPESPSHLHPSLLQEFSYSPLHIANEEATLSSPKAQAEATFKGIPNNPTLFQPTPRERKPILLSSTSWTTRVEKQLPESIDLSRLKKVCFTDVTSPGGDKARLYGMAHQQHGSVLNAPDLLSQPQPSSLGEFVSSNPLNISNKEGAQAQLVFPGYFKTSEPFSPGIPPRKPVPLINSARDIVGEKMSLDSEEMHRKKRVWFSESPGGDEPRKPHTYYLNELELNSKKNGRIVGEIAFQLDRRILAYVFPGVTRLYGYTVSNIPEKIKQASMKCLDGSVDEKKHRGMMQRYLSLAARLEKMGYNRDVHPVFSEFLINTYGILKQRPDLHSSPLHSSPADLRKIVIDIVPSKFLGDTLLLLNCLCELSKEDSKPLFAW from the exons ATGACAATGACAGAGGATAACGAGTGGATGAAGACAATTCAGAACGAAAATGCATACCTGAAAAATCAGGTTAGGTTGCTCCGGGAGAACTATGAATTACGTTCGTTACTGAGTCAGCACTATGAAAACAGCAATGAAGGGCGAATTGTCACTTCCCACCCTGCTCCCGTGTATCCGAATGCCAGCTCCCCAGGACAAGGAG CCCCGCCTCACGGAAGGGATATCAAGCCACCGGAGAGCCCAAGTCACCTACACCCTTCACTGCTGCAGGAGTTCAGTTATTCCCCTCTCCACATTGCAAATGAGGAAGCAACTCTGTCCAGCCCCAAAGCCCAGGCAGAGGCTACATTTAAGGGGATTCCCAATAATCCCACTTTGTTTCAGCCTACACCCAGGGAGAGGAAACCAATCCTGCTTTCCAGCACTTCCTGGACCACCAGGGTGGAGAAACAGCTTCCAGAATCCATAGACCTCTCGAGGTTGAAGAAAGTCTGCTTCACCGACGTCACTTCACCTGGAGGAGATAAGGCTCGTTTATATGGGATGG CTCACCAGCAGCACGGAAGTGTCCTCAATGCACCAGACCTTCTGAGTCAGCCCCAGCCATCGTCCCTGGGAGAATTTGTTTCCTCAAATCCCCTCAACATTTCAAACAAGGAAGGGGCCCAAGCACAGCTTGTGTTTCCAGGATACTTCAAAACATCTGAGCCATTTTCCCCAGGAATTCCCCCAAGGAAGCCAGTCCCCCTTATAAACAGCGCACGGGACATAGTGGGCGAGAAAATGTCCCTGGACTCGGAAGAGATGCATAGGAAAAAGAGAGTCTGGTTCTCCGAGAGTCCAGGAGGAGATGAGCCGCGGAAGCCCCATACCTATTATTTAAACG AGCTTGAGCTGAACAGCAAGAAAAATGGCCGCATAGTGGGTGAAATTGCCTTCCAGCTAGACAGGCGCATCCTTGCATATGTGTTCCCTGGAGTAACGAGACTTTACGGCTACACAGTGTCCAACATTCCTGAGAAAATCAAACAG GCCTCCATGAAGTGCCTggatggctctgtggatgagaaaAAGCACCGAGGTATGATGCAGCGGTACCTGTCCCTCGCCGCACGCCTCGAGAAGATGGGCTACAACCGGGATGTGCACCCGGTGTTCAGCGAGTTCCTGATCAACACCTACGGCATCCTGAAACAGCGGCCAGACCTGCACTCCAGCCCTCTCCACAGCAGCCCAGCTGATCTGCGCAAGATCGTGATAGACATCGTCCCATCCAAGTTCCTCGGCGACACTTTGCTGCTGCTGAACTGTTTGTGTGAACTCTCCAAGGAAGACAGTAAACCTCTCTTTGCTTGGTAG